AGTACCGCCAGTAGCAATTAAATCATCAATTAATAATACTTTATCTCCCGGGTTAATTGCATCTTTGTGTATCTCTATTTTATCTCGGCCATACTCTAACTCATATTCTTCAGAAATTGTTTCTCCAGGCAATTTACCGGGTTTTCTAATTGGCACAAAACCTACTCCCAACCTATGCGCCAATACAGACCCGGTGATAAAACCCCGGGATTCAATCCCTGCAACTATATCAATATGCATTTCCTTATATCTTTCAGCAAGCATTTCAATCATGTGATTATAGCCGTTTTTATCTTTTAATAAAGAAGTTATATCTCTAAACATAATCCCCTTTTTAGGCCAATGGGGAATTGTTCTAATTTTATTTTTAATATATTGAGAATCTTGTTTCAGATTTTCAATCACGGCAACAAGTAATTTGGTAACATTGCTTGCATTTTGTTTAAATACATCTAGAATAATTTCCCAGCTGACTGTTTCTTCATTTTCTTTCCAACAATCGTAATCCGTACTCATAGCAACTGCCGCATAGGGAATTTTTAACTCATTAGCAAGTATAGCTTCAGTAGCAATGCTCATGTTAATCACATCTGCGCCCCATGCCCTAAACATATAAGATTCAGCTTTGGTTGAGAATCTAGGCCCCTCAATTGTGATTACTGTACCTTTAGGATGAAAATTGAACTTCAGTTTTTCACAATTTTTAATAATGTTTGCCCTTAATTCTAAATTAAACGGTTCAGACATAGGCGTATGCGCGGCATTTCCTTCAATAAAACTTTCATGAAAACTTACATCTCTTCTTCTAGTAAAATCAATAAACTGGTCAAGAACTACCAAATGGCCGCGGGCAATTTCATCGCGCAATGAACCTACGGCAGTAGTTGCAAGTATATGCGTACAACCTTGGTCTTTCAACGCGTAAATATTTGCTTTGTAATTAACTTGCGTTGGAGGTATTGTATGCTTCCTGCCGTGCCTCGCAATTATGACTACATCTATTCCCTTAATCTTGCCTGTTTTTAATGTAGATGTGGGCTTGCCGTAGGGTGTAACAATGTCAATCTCTTTACATCCTTCTAAAATGTTAGGATCATCTAAACCAGAGCCGCCAATTATGCCTACTTTAAACATTTATTATTCACCGGTAAATATTTTTTTGCAGTCTTCTCGGATAGTGCTATATTTAATCTCTTCACAATATTTATTATCATTACTTGCCCTTGCAAGTCTAATGATACATGCATCTCTATCGATTATATTACTCATTTGATAGCAGGGTTCAATTATCCCAGATTTCTGAGCTATCATGTTATTGCATTTATTTAATTTAGACTCATCCGTAATATCTTTACAACCTTCCCAATCTAGTGTCTTTACTACAACTTCATAAAAACAGGCATTATTTTGTGTCCCTTTTTGAATGAACCAACAATAATCGGAATTATTATTTGCTATAGCATAATTTTTATAACAAACATTATTCCAATATTCATCCTCTTCTACAAGCTTACAAATCTCAACATCATTGGATATTTGTGATATTCCGGTGTAACAACTATACTTGGCTTTAGAGTTAAGGATTTTTTCACAGATTGAGATATCTTCTTTTGCTTCAGCAACTCTTACTAAGCATTCATTTTTAAAATCTTCAAATATGATTTGCAGACATAAGAGTTCATCATTATTTTTTAGCGCTTCATTATATTGTTCAACATCATTCTCTTTTGCAAGTTTATCCGGGTTTACTACCCTACTCGTAATTTCTTTAATATCTGTTTTATAGACATAACTCAAAAATAATAAAAATATTAAAGTAATTAAAATTAATTTACTTTTTTTTAACTTTTTAGCCATCTATATCACTTCCGTATATGTAAATTCTTTTTTCATTTTCATTTAAAACCATTTGTATAATCTAATATAACTTATGTACAAACCAAAAACGTTTTAAACTTAAAATTTATCTAATAAGATAAATGGACTCTTCTAAGATTATTCATAAACTGACCGGGCATAAATTAGTACGATTAACGAATCGCGGTAATTCTGCAATCCTTCATGCAATTAGACTTGTTAAGGCTTATTCAGATAAAGAATTTGTTTTAATTCCTGACCAGGGCGGGTGGTTAACTTATAAAACATTTCCCAAGGATGCTGGATTTAAAATTAAAGAAGTTAAGACAAATGCAGGTTTAATAGATATTAATCAATTGGATCAGTATCTAGATAATTCTGCAGCTTTAATAGTAAATCAACCCGCAGGGTATTTTGCGGCCCAAGATTTAGAAGCCATATCAAAAATGTGTAAAGATAAAGTTTTGTTAATAGCAGATGTCACTGGTTCAATTGGTGATAAAGAAGCATGCAATGGAAAACACGCCGATATCTTACTGGGGAGCTTTGGTAAATGGAAACCAGTCAATTTAGGTTATGGCGGATTTATCTCTTTAAAGTCTCAAAAATTAATAAATATAAGCGCAAAGCTTCCTTTAATTGAATTTGACAAGAATTATGAATCGGAGTTATGCAGTAAATTAACCCACCTTAATGAAAGATATTGCCATTTTTATAGCATTGCGGGTTCTATTAAAAAAGATTTAAATAATTTTGATATTATTCATAAGGATAAAAAGGGGATAAATGTAATAGTAAGATTTAGTAACAATGAAGAAAAACAAAAAATTATAGATTATTGCAATTTGAAATCATATCCTTACACGATGTGTCCGCGATATATTCGCGTTGAAGAAAATGCAGTATCTATTGAGGTAAAAAGACTGTGAATACATTATTTATAGGTTTAATAATTATCCTTGGAAGTTTTGTGCTCAGTTTTGTAGTTGCGCCAACAACTTTAATGTTTAATAAAATGAATGCATTAATCATTTATGCATTAAGTTGGTTATTATTTGTAATAGGCGTATTGATTGGGGGAAAGGTAGCGTATATAAATTCAATAAGCGGACTTAAAAAATGGGTAAAAAGAAGAAAGGGTGATTAAATGAATTTTATTAAAAAAATATTTAGCGGTAATCAAGATGAGTCAGTACATTCACAGTTTGTGAGATTTAGTGTTGGCGATTATTATCCAAGAGCAGTTTTAAGCATTAAAAATGGCAAGATTGTTAAAATTAAGTCTGGCTTTGAATATGGCAACGATTTTATAAAATTCATTATCGAAAATGCTACAGGAAAGGTAAAAGTCAATGGTAAAATTTATTCTAAGAAAGATTTTACTTCGGAATTAATAGACTGCAAAGAAAAGAAAAAAGGTTTTTACATAGGCATTATAAATCGTGAAATGTCTATTGACGATCTTAATCAACTTTATAAGCAGACCAATAAGGAAAGTTATTTACTTTTGAGCGTAAAGGGCGAAGGGTTTGATTTGAAGATTAACCAAATTCCCCATAATCCGCGAGGTTCATATAAAGCAAATTTTTGTAATTTGCATCTTTCAAATCATCTTGCAGATAAAGCCATTAAAGAATTCGCATTTGACATCAAGAATGATTTTAAGCAATTATTGTCATGCCATAGATTTTTAATTGAGGATATTAAAGTGCCTAAAGAGTTTGAAAGTGATTTATTAAATGCCAGGCTAATGGCCAAACGCACCGGTAAAATCATTCGTGAACTCGAATTTGATGGCACAAAAGAAAAAACGGAAGCAAAACTTAATGCATAATAATCCTGAACATAGTACGTAAAAAGTCCGGTGTAAAAAAGTTGGCTTCACTTCCGGGGAGGCTACTCATTTTCTCAATTATACAAACTTAGCTTGTCTTTTAATGTAGATTAAAAGTCGGGCCAAAGCTAACTTTTGATAAGCAGGCTTTCTATTTACGAGAACATAGGAACATTTAAAAAGAGGGAATGATTGCTATAAAATATTAGTATCGGAGGAATTTTAAAATGGAAGGAACAGTAAAATGGTTCAATAGAAAAAAAGGATACGGTTTCATAGCCGGCGGAGATGGCAAAGAATATTTTGTCCACCAATCAGGCTTATCACAAGGAAGATTTTTACGCGATAATGACCGTGTATCTTTTGATTCTGAACAAGGAGAACGCGGACCAATTGCAAAAAATGTAGTTTTACTTCAAAAGGGCAGCGACTTAAACGGTTCTGAAGAAGGACAAGAAGATAGCCAATCAGAAGAATTTGTTGAAGAAAGCGCTGAAGAATCTGAAAATGACGAAGAGTCAGATGAAGATTTTGAAGATGAAGATTCAAGTGAAGAATAAGTTTTAATTATCAATTAAAACTATTCTTAACACTTTTTTATTTTTATTTGATTCTAATCAAAACTTATTCAGAAAATGGGGTGTCAAAGTAAGTTACTTTAAAATTTGCAAGTTTAACATTACCGATTAAATATTCACCAGTTATAGTTTTAAACAGTTGCTCTGCAATTTCTTGAGTTAATTCCCATTTAATTTCATTAGTAAAAGGATATTTAGTAGTGGACTTGGCAGGTATAACTCCACCTATGACATAGCCCGTCATAATTTTTTGGTTATTTTTTCCATATAAAACATCATAACTGATATGGTTTACTTTAACAGGAGTAAGCCCATTATTTTCAAGTTCAATGTTTCCCGTTAATTTAAAACTACTAGAGGTAATTTCATTGGCGTCTATTAACTGAATTTTTGCTAATTTTATTTGGCTAAGTGAATACACATAAAAAACACCAACTATTAATAAAAACAATGCTGCTATTGTAAGTATTTTTTTACTCTGCTTTAATATAGCTTTTTTTACCACTTAAATAATTTAGGGTTTATTCTATTTAAACTTTGTCAGTATTAGAAGATTAAATCCAAACCCTATTTTAAATATTTGTCAAAATCTGCAGGGAGACTACCCGCCAATATACAAGAAATAGCAAAGTTATTTCTGTGCCCAGAATCAAAGATTCTTGGGACAAGCGGAATTTCTATGTTTAAAATAAGCGAGCAAAAAATAAACTAAAACACATTTAGGATATAGAGAATTTAAGTGCAGAGGCTTGAAATCATGTAAGAATGAAGTAAATTTGATGTCAACTGCTTATAATTTGAAGAAAATTCATAACAAGATTTTAAATATTAATAATAATTTAGACAAAACTATTAAAAAATCATTATTTTTATTAAATTCTCATTTCTGTATTTTGGAATTATGAGACAACTTACACTGGACACTGGACATTTATGCGTGAAACTTATAAATGGCAAGTTTATCTATTAAGCTATGCTTAAAAATTTTAATCCAAGACTCTATCAGCAGACAATTCTTCATACTGCGGTGAATTATAATACATTAGTTGTTTTACCGACAGGGATGGGTAAAACAGGTGTGGCTGTGATGTTAGCTGCTCAAAGACTAAAACAATACCCTAATTCAAAAATTTTAGTTTTAGCGCCTACAAAACCTTTGGTTGAACAAATTAAATCTTTTTTTCAAGATCACATTGAAACAACTGTAATAATGTTTACTGGCCAAATTAAGAGTGAAAAGAGAGCAGAACTTTGGAAATCCAATAACATTATTATCTCTACGCCCCAAGGTCTTGAAAATGATATCATTAATCAAAAAATTGATTTAAAAGATATTTCTCTGTTGATAGTTGATGAGGCCCACAGGGCCATTGGGGATTATAGCTATGTATGGATAGCTAAACAATACCATCAAAAAGCGCTTTTTCCCAGAATATTGGCATTAACTGCATCCCCGGGGTCAGACATAGAAAAAATAACTGAAATAACTCAAAATTTATTTGTTGAAGAGGTTGAAGTAAGGACAAGCGAAGATCCTGATGTTAAACCATATATACAGCATGTAAATATAAAATGGATAGATGTGCAATTACCTGAATCATTTAAAGAAATCAAAAAATTTTTGGATGATTCGTTAAAATCAAAATTAGAAGAAATAAAAAAGAACGGTTTTCTTTCACAATTACAGGTCATTCAACCTTCAAAAATTGAAATCTTAAAATTGCAGGGAATGTTGCACGGTTACGCATCCAGCGGAGAAAAAAGTTTTGAAATTCTGAAATCTATGTCATTGGCAGCAGAGGCAATGAAGATATTCCATGCACTTGAATTAATACAGTCCCAAGGTGTTGAATCATTGCATCAATATATGGATGCTCTAGAGAAACAAGCGCTGACATCCAGTGTTAAAGCTGTGCAAAATTTAGTTAAGGATTTAAATTTTAGGTCTGCCTTGATTAAAACTAAAGTTTTGAAAGATATGAACATTGTACACCCAAAAATGGACATTTTAAGAGCCATGATAGAAAAAGAGATTGAAGAAGATATTAATAAAAAAATAATAATATTTAGCCAGTATCGTGATACTGTTACAGTAATCACGGAACATCTAAAACAAATACCTAATGTTAAGCCTGAAATATTTGTAGGACAAGCAAAAAGAAAAGGCAAAGGGTTAAGTCAGAAACAACAGTTAGAGCTGCTGCAAAAATTTAAAGATAATAGTTTTAATGTTCTTGTCTCAAGTTCAGTTGGTGAAGAAGGCCTTGACATCCCTGCGGTAGATTTAGTTGTGTTTTATGAGCCAGTTCCTAGCGCAATTCGCCATATTCAAAGAAGGGGCAGAACCGGAAGATTAGAAAAAGGCAGAGTAGTCGTGTTATGCGCAAAAGGCACAATTGATGAAGGTTATAGATGGTCTGCGCATCACAAAGAAAAACGCATGCACCGTATTTTGCAAGACTTTAAAACTAAATTTAAACCCACTAAGCACGTAATAAAATCACAAGAATTAATACCGGAATCTAAATTAAAAATATTTTGCGATCATAGAGAAAAGGGCAACCTTGTCATTAAAGAATTAATTGAACAGGGGATAAATATTAAACTTGAACAATTAAAAGTAGGAGATTATATAGTTTCAACGAGGGTTGGCATTGAATATAAAAAAGTTGAAGACTTCGTGAACTCCATTCTTGACGGAAGATTGCTCGAACAAGCTAAACAATTAAAAATTAATTATGAAAGGCCGTTATTTATTATCGAGGGTGAACAAGATTTATACAGCGTCAGAAATATTCATCCAAACGCAATCCGGGGCATGTTATCCACTATTGCAATTTCTTATGGGATTCCTGTCATAAGGACAAAAAATTATAAAGATACTGCTTCAATGATGCAGGTGATTGCCAAACGTGAACAGGAAGAAACTAATTCAATTTTTATGCCACACGGAAGCAACAAACCCAAGACCTTAAAAGAACAGCAAGAATATTTAGTCTCTGCATTGCCCGGAGTTGGCGCCAATTTGTGTCAACCATTATTATTTAGTTTTGGTTCGATTAAAAAAATAATTAATGCAAGCGCTGAAGATCTTATGAGGATTGATAAAATTGGAGAAAAGAAAGCCAACGATATCAAAAAATTAATAGATTTGGAGTATGGGATTTAGAGATATTTTCTGAATATTTTGTAAATGATATAACTCACAATAATCAATTCCAAAAACCAATAGAATGGTTCATATTTAACATCTAACCAAAAACGTTGAGAAAAACTTAGACATTTTGATTGTCCCCCAATCAATACGGAATGATAGGGTTTTCCCTCGCAACACGTTTCAAATGAAGCAAATATCTCTTCACCTTTTTTAACACAATCTAATTTGATAATTTTATCAGTTCTACACATTTTATTATAAAAGTCCCATGCTTCGCATTTATATCCGTCATCTAATACGCAATAT
This sequence is a window from Candidatus Woesearchaeota archaeon. Protein-coding genes within it:
- a CDS encoding cold shock domain-containing protein — protein: MEGTVKWFNRKKGYGFIAGGDGKEYFVHQSGLSQGRFLRDNDRVSFDSEQGERGPIAKNVVLLQKGSDLNGSEEGQEDSQSEEFVEESAEESENDEESDEDFEDEDSSEE
- a CDS encoding DEAD/DEAH box helicase family protein gives rise to the protein MLKNFNPRLYQQTILHTAVNYNTLVVLPTGMGKTGVAVMLAAQRLKQYPNSKILVLAPTKPLVEQIKSFFQDHIETTVIMFTGQIKSEKRAELWKSNNIIISTPQGLENDIINQKIDLKDISLLIVDEAHRAIGDYSYVWIAKQYHQKALFPRILALTASPGSDIEKITEITQNLFVEEVEVRTSEDPDVKPYIQHVNIKWIDVQLPESFKEIKKFLDDSLKSKLEEIKKNGFLSQLQVIQPSKIEILKLQGMLHGYASSGEKSFEILKSMSLAAEAMKIFHALELIQSQGVESLHQYMDALEKQALTSSVKAVQNLVKDLNFRSALIKTKVLKDMNIVHPKMDILRAMIEKEIEEDINKKIIIFSQYRDTVTVITEHLKQIPNVKPEIFVGQAKRKGKGLSQKQQLELLQKFKDNSFNVLVSSSVGEEGLDIPAVDLVVFYEPVPSAIRHIQRRGRTGRLEKGRVVVLCAKGTIDEGYRWSAHHKEKRMHRILQDFKTKFKPTKHVIKSQELIPESKLKIFCDHREKGNLVIKELIEQGINIKLEQLKVGDYIVSTRVGIEYKKVEDFVNSILDGRLLEQAKQLKINYERPLFIIEGEQDLYSVRNIHPNAIRGMLSTIAISYGIPVIRTKNYKDTASMMQVIAKREQEETNSIFMPHGSNKPKTLKEQQEYLVSALPGVGANLCQPLLFSFGSIKKIINASAEDLMRIDKIGEKKANDIKKLIDLEYGI
- a CDS encoding adenine phosphoribosyltransferase encodes the protein MKQDSQYIKNKIRTIPHWPKKGIMFRDITSLLKDKNGYNHMIEMLAERYKEMHIDIVAGIESRGFITGSVLAHRLGVGFVPIRKPGKLPGETISEEYELEYGRDKIEIHKDAINPGDKVLLIDDLIATGGTALAAAKLVQKLGGKIVECSFIIDLPDIGGKKKLENAGYKVFNLVEFEGE
- a CDS encoding DUF333 domain-containing protein produces the protein MSKALIWIILIMTLAVAVNGAMDPIRAFCIKQGYQFSYPNGDRIAYCVLDDGYKCEAWDFYNKMCRTDKIIKLDCVKKGEEIFASFETCCEGKPYHSVLIGGQSKCLSFSQRFWLDVKYEPFYWFLELIIVSYIIYKIFRKYL